DNA sequence from the Streptomyces tsukubensis genome:
TGCACAGAAAGAACCGGGCAAACAGCACTTTGCCGGGCAGATTACCCCAGGCAGGTAACGCGATCGTTATCCGGATTTGAGTGTCCGTTGAGCGAACAACCGAACGGACGGACGGGGCTGAGCCGCGTGGGGCGCGCGAGCCGTGCGAGCCGTGCGAGGGGTACGAGGCGCGCGAGGGGTACGAGGCGCGCGAGGGGTACGAGGCGCGCGAGGGGTACGAGGCGCGCGAGGGGTACGAGGCGCGCGAGGGGTACGAGGCGCGCGAGGGGTACGAGGCGTGCGAGGGGTACGGAGACCCCTGGGCCCTCGGCGGGCAGCGCGACGCCCCGGGGCCGGGCGGCCACCGGGGCGTGAAGGCGCCGGGAGGTCAGGGCAGCAGCGCGCCGACCAGGGTCTCCTGGAGGACCCCCAGCCAGAGGTACGCCATCACCATCGGCTTGCGCGGATCGTCGTCGGGGAGGTGGTAGAGCCCGCCGCCCTCGGCGCCCTCCTCGTCGTCCCGCTCGCTGATCTCCAGCCGGGTGCCGATCGTCAGCCGCAGGTCGTTGAGGGCGCAGAGCCACTGCCGGCATTCGTCCGGGGTCAGCTTCAGCACGGCGGTGGATCCGCCGCCCGTGTCGAGCCCGTCGAGCGCGCGGACCACGGCGAGGGCGTTGGCCCGTTTGCCCGCCCGCAGGTCGTTCTCGGTGAAGCGGCGGAATTCGGCGGACGCGGCGCGCCGCTCGTCCTCGGTCATCGCGGGGCCGGAACCGGAACCGGAGCCGGGACCCGTACCGGGGCCGTCGCCCGCGTCCCGGCTGCCGGTGTCCGGGCCGCTGTACGCGTCCGGGAACAGCCGGGCCAGCGCCGGATCGGCCGGTGGTTCGCTCGGCCCCTCCG
Encoded proteins:
- a CDS encoding DUF2017 domain-containing protein, with amino-acid sequence MPGPFEPVPGGGAAIDLDEVEVSILRSLAVQMLELIGPGDEPVEGEDPLAALFAEGPSEPPADPALARLFPDAYSGPDTGSRDAGDGPGTGPGSGSGSGPAMTEDERRAASAEFRRFTENDLRAGKRANALAVVRALDGLDTGGGSTAVLKLTPDECRQWLCALNDLRLTIGTRLEISERDDEEGAEGGGLYHLPDDDPRKPMVMAYLWLGVLQETLVGALLP